The following coding sequences are from one Mus pahari chromosome X, PAHARI_EIJ_v1.1, whole genome shotgun sequence window:
- the Zcchc18 gene encoding zinc finger CCHC domain-containing protein 18: MASLLAGMGNSRRQNAAFMPFAHSMLRALGRSLGPLIANIAERNIQSFSGRAELGPGEETFENWLSQVHEVLPDWPMSEEEKIKRLMRTLRGPAREAMRLFQADNPNLNVAEFLRAMKLLFGESESSITAHGKFLNTLQAQGEKPSLYAIRLEVQLQNAIQAGVLPQSEANRTRLHQLLVGAELSRELRIKLKGLLQMHAHNEQECLPDFLELIRMIREEEDWDDNFLRNKRPRRSETVMERAASPVVFQGSLPIVIGSADCNVIEIDDSQDDSDEDVILVEPEDPPLSSPGASSLRGTASTQEEMLIIESPDDFDEESPSTSSGSGQRNNGPGDLGRTRKRKYPIRCPHCGEEGHAKETCDNTSNKGQVFENLIVTLQELTHMERPKPSVPY; the protein is encoded by the coding sequence ATGGCTAGCCTCCTTgctgggatggggaacagtcgcCGGCAGAATGCAGCTTTTATGCCTTTTGCCCATTCCATGCTGAGGGCCCTGGGGAGGAGTCTTGGTCCTTTGATTGCCAATATTGCAGAGAGAAACATACAGTCGTTCTCTGGGAGGGCAGAGCTAGGGCCCGGGGAAGAAACCTTTGAGAACTGGCTAAGCCAAGTCCATGAGGTCCTGCCAGATTGGCCCATGTCTGAAGAAGAAAAGATCAAACGCCTGATGAGAACCCTTAGGGGCCCTGCCCGGGAGGCCATGCGGTTGTTCCAGGCTGACAATCCCAATCTAAATGTCGCAGAATTTTTGCGGGCAATGAAGTTGCTCTTTGGGGAGTCTGAGAGCAGTATAACAGCACATGGCAAATTTTTAAACACCCTGCAGGCACAGGGAGAGAAACCATCCCTGTATGCGATCCGTTTAGAGGTGCAGCTGCAGAATGCTATCCAGGCAGGGGTCCTTCCTCAGAGCGAGGCAAACCGGACTCGCCTGCACCAGCTCCTTGTAGGGGCTGAGCTGAGTAGGGAGCTGCGCATCAAGCTTAAGGGTCTTCTCCAAATGCATGCGCACAATGAGCAAGAGTGCCTTCCTGACTTCCTGGAGTTAATCAGGATGATAAGGGAGGAAGAGGATTGGGATGACAATTTCCTTAGAAATAAGCGGCCCAGGAGATCCGAGACAGTAATGGAGCGGGCAGCCAGCCCTGTCGTCTTTCAGGGCTCCCTGCCTATAGTGATAGGCAGTGCCGACTGTAAtgtgatagagatagatgattCCCAGGATGATTCGGATGAGGATGTGATCCTGGTGGAGCCTGAGGACCCTCCACTCTCATCCCCAGGTGCCTCATCCCTCCGAGGCACAGCCAGTACTCAGGAAGAAATGCTAATTATCGAATCCCCTGATGATTTTGATGAGGAGTCTCCTTCCACTAGCAGTGGTTCTGGGCAAAGGAATAACGGGCCTGGGGATCTAGGTAGAACCAGAAAGCGCAAGTACCCAATCCGCTGTCCTCACTGTGGGGAAGAGGGCCACGCCAAAGAAACCTGTGACAATACCAGCAACAAGGGCCAGGTTTTTGAGAATTTGATAGTCACTCTGCAGGAGCTGACTCACATGGAGAGACCAAAACCCTCTGTACCATACTAA